The following coding sequences lie in one Phragmites australis chromosome 8, lpPhrAust1.1, whole genome shotgun sequence genomic window:
- the LOC133926867 gene encoding ras-related protein RIC2-like → MAAGYRAEDDYDYLFKVVLIGDSGVGKSNLLSRFTRNEFSLESKSTIGVEFATRSLQVDGKVVKAQIWDTAGQERYRAITSAYYRGAVGALLIYDVTRHSTFENAERWLKELRDHTDPNIVVMLVGNKSDLRHLVAVQTDEGKAFAERESLYFMETSALESTNVENAFADVLTQIYRIVSKRAVEAGEDAASGPGKGEKINIKDDVSAVKKGGCCS, encoded by the exons ATGGCGGCCGGGTACCGGGCGGAGGACGACTACGACTACCTCTTCAAGGTGGTCCTGATCGGCGACTCCGGCGTCGGCAAGTCCAACCTGCTTTCCCGCTTCACGCGCAACGAGttcagcctcgagtccaagtCCACAATCGGGGTCGAGTTCGCCACCCGCTCCCTCCAGGTCGACGGCAAGGTCGTCAAGGCCCAGATTTGGGACACCGCCGGACAGGAACG ATATCGTGCTATCACTAGTGCATACTACCGAGGTGCTGTTGGAGCATTGCTTATTTATGATGTCACTCGGCACTCAACCTTTGAGAATGCTGAGCGCTGGCTGAAGGAATTGAGGGACCATACAGATCCTAATATAGTAGTTATGCTGGTTGGCAACAAATCTGATCTCCGCCATCTCGTAGCAGTTCAAACTGATGAAGGGAAGGCATTTGCGGAGAGAGAATCACTCTATTTCATGGAGACCTCCGCGCTCGAGTCCACCAATGTCGAAAACGCATTTGCAGATGTCTTGACTCAGATCTACCGTATTGTGAGTAAGAGAGCAGTCGAAGCAGGTGAAGATGCCGCTTCTGGGCCTGGCAAGGGTGAAAAGATCAATATAAAGGATGATGTTTCGGCAGTGAAGAAGGGCGGTTGCTGCTCCTGA